Proteins encoded by one window of Mustela erminea isolate mMusErm1 chromosome 5, mMusErm1.Pri, whole genome shotgun sequence:
- the PYGL gene encoding glycogen phosphorylase, liver form, with protein sequence MAKPLTDQEKRRQISIRGIVGVENVAELKKGFNRHLHFTLVKDRNVATPRDYFFALAHTVRDHLVGRWIRTQQYYYEKCPKRVYYLSLEFYMGRTLQNTMINLGLQNACDEAIYQLGLDMEELEEIEEDAGLGNGGLGRLAACFLDSMATLGLAAYGYGIRYEYGIFNQKIQDGWQVEEADDWLRHGNPWEKARPEFMLPVHFYGKVEHTTTGTKWVDTQVVLALPYDTPVPGYMNNTVNTMRLWSARAPNDFNLRDFNVGDYIQAVLDRNLAENISRVLYPNDNFFEGKELRLKQEYFVVAATLQDVIRRFKASKFGSTDSAKTAFDAFPDQVAIQLNDTHPSLAIPELMRIFVDIEKLPWSKAWEITKKTFAYTNHTVLPEALERWPVELVEKLLPRHLQIIYEINQKHLDRIAALFPKDVDRLRRMSLIEEEGGKRINMAHLCIVGSHAVNGVAKIHSDIVKTQVFKDFSELEPDKFQNKTNGITPRRWLLLCNPGLAELIAEKIGEDYVKDLSQLTKLRGFLGDDVFLREIANVKQENKLKFSQFLEKEYKVKINPSSMFDVHVKRIHEYKRQLLNCLHVVTMYNRIKKDPKKLFVPRTVIIGGKAAPGYHMAKMIIKLITSVADVVNNDPVVGSKLKVIFLENYRVSLAEKVIPATDLSEQISTAGTEASGTGNMKFMLNGALTIGTMDGANVEMAEEAGEENLFIFGMRVDDVAALDKKGYEAKEYYEALPELKLAIDQIDNGFFSPQQPDLFKDVINMLFYYDRFKVFADYEAYVKCQEKVSQLYMNPKAWNTMVLKNIAAAGKFSSDRTIKEYARDIWNMEPSDLKISLSNESSNGVNKDNGK encoded by the exons atggcCAAGCCCCTGACCGACCAGGAGAAGCGGCGGCAGATCAGCATCCGCGGCATCGTGGGCGTGGAGAACGTGGCGGAGCTGAAGAAGGGCTTCAACCGCCACCTGCACTTCACGCTGGTCAAGGACCGCAACGTGGCCACCCCCCGCGACTACTTCTTCGCGCTGGCGCACACGGTGCGCGACCACCTGGTGGGGCGCTGGATCCGCACGCAGCAGTACTACTACGAGAAGTGCCCCAAG AGGGTTTATTACCTCTCTTTGGAATTTTACATGGGCCGAACATTACAGAATACCATGATCAACCTTGGCCTGCAAAATGCCTGTGATGAGGCCATTTACCAG CTTGGGTTGGATATGGAGGAGCTGGAAGAAATCGAGGAGGACGCCGGGCTTGGCAATGGTGGTCTTGGGAGGCTTGCCG CCTGCTTCCTGGATTCCATGGCAACCCTGGGACTTGCAGCCTATGGATATGGCATCCGATATGAATATGGAATCTTCAATCAGAAGATCCAAGATGGATGGCAG GTGGAAGAGGCAGATGATTGGCTCAGACATGGAAACCCCTGGGAGAAGGCCCGACCCGAGTTCATGCTGCCCGTGCACTTCTATGGAAAAGTAGAGCACACCACCACTGGGACCAAATGGGTCGACACCCAG gtggtcctggctctgccatatGACACCCCAGTGCCTGGGTATATGAATAACACCGTCAACACCATGCGACTCTGGTCCGCTCGGGCGCCCAATGACTTTAACCTCAGAGACT TTAATGTTGGAGACTACATTCAGGCTGTGCTGGACCGAAATCTGGCCGAGAACATCTCCCGGGTCCTCTATCCCAATGATAAT TTTTTTGAAGGGAAGGAGCTGAGGTTGAAGCAGGAGTACTTTGTGGTGGCCGCGACCTTGCAGGATGTCATCCGACGTTTCAAAGCCTCCAAGTTTGGCTCCACGGACAGCGCCAAAACCGCGTTCGATGCCTTTCCAGACCAG GTTGCCATCCAGCTGAATGACACGCACCCTTCACTCGCCATCCCTGAGCTGATGAGGATTTTTGTGGATATTGAAAAACTGCCCTGGTCCAAG gCCTGGGAGATCACCAAGAAGACCTTTGCATACACCAACCACACGGTGCTCCCAGAGGCCCTGGAGCGCTGGCCTGTAGAGCTGGTGGAAAAGTTGCTTCCTCGACATTTGCAGATCATTTACGAGATAAATCAGAAGCATTTAGAT AGAATTGCGGCCTTGTTTCCTAAAGATGTCGACCGTCTGAGAAGGATGTCTCtgatagaagaggaaggaggcaaaAGGATCAACATGGCCCATCTCTGCATTGTGGGCTCCCATGCTGTGAATGGCGTAGCTAAAATTCACTCAGACATTGTGAAGACCCAAGT ATTCAAGGACTTCAGTGAGTTAGAACCAGACAAATTTCAGAATAAAACCAATGGGATCACTCCGAGGCGCTGGCTCTTACTCTGCAACCCAGGGCTCGCAGAGTTAATAGCAGAG aaaatcGGGGAAGACTACGTGAAAGACTTGAGCCAGCTGACGAAGCTGCGAGGCTTCCTGGGTGATGACGTCTTCCTCCGAGAAATCGCCAACGTGAAGCAG GAGAACAAGCTGAAGTTTTCCCAGTTCCTGGAGAAGGAGTACAAAGTGAAGATCAACCCCTCGTCCATGTTCGACGTGCACGTGAAGCGGATCCACGAGTACAAGCGGCAGCTCCTGAACTGCCTGCATGTGGTCACCATGTACAACC GCATTAAGAAAGACCCCAAGAAGTTATTCGTGCCCAGAACAGTCATAATCGGCGGCAAA GCTGCCCCAGGATATCACATGGCCAAAATGATCATAAAGCTCATCACCTCCGTGGCAGATGTGGTGAACAATGACCCTGTGGTTGGAAGCAAGCTGAAAGTCATCTTCTTGGAGAACTACAGAGTGTCTCTTGCTGAAAAAG TCATCCCAGCCACAGACCTGTCGGAGCAAATCTCCACTGCAGGCACTGAAGCCTCAGGGACAGGCAATATGAAATTCATGCTGAACGGGGCCCTGACCATCGGGACCATGGATGGGGCCAACGTGGAAATGGCAGAGGAAGCTGGGGAAGAGAACCTGTTCATCTTTGGCATGAGAGTAGATGATGTGGCCGCTTTGGACAAGAAAGG GTATGAGGCAAAAGAATATTACGAGGCACTTCCAGAGCTGAAGCTGGCCATTGACCAAATTGACAATGGCTTCTTCTCTCCCCAGCAGCCTGACCTCTTCAAAGATGTAATCAACATGCTATTTTATTATGACAG GTTTAAAGTCTTTGCAGACTATGAAGCCTATGTCAAGTGTCAAGAAAAAGTCAGCCAGCTGTACATG AATCCAAAGGCCTGGAACACAATGGTACTCAAAAATATAGCTGCTGCAGGGAAATTCTCTAGTGACCGAACAATTAAGGAATATGCCAGGGACATCTGGAACATGGAGCCTTCAGATCTCAAGATTTCCCTATCCAATGAATCTAGCAATGGGGTGAACAAAGACAATGGAAAGTAA